One segment of Clostridium botulinum DNA contains the following:
- a CDS encoding S1 domain-containing RNA-binding protein: MTLEAGNILEGIVVNITNFGAFIEVEGKTGLVHISEVADSYVKDIREHLKEQDKVKVKVISIDDNGKISLSIKQANIQKKSVKPVEIDWNSNTEKKKNGSGNFEDIMSRFLKDSEERMQDVKKHQEFKGKGAKKCPAK; encoded by the coding sequence ATGACCTTAGAGGCAGGAAACATATTAGAAGGTATAGTAGTAAACATTACAAATTTTGGTGCTTTTATCGAAGTTGAAGGCAAAACTGGATTAGTTCATATTTCAGAAGTTGCGGATTCTTATGTAAAAGACATTAGAGAACATCTTAAAGAACAAGATAAAGTTAAAGTTAAAGTTATCTCAATAGATGACAATGGAAAGATTAGTCTTTCAATAAAACAAGCAAATATTCAAAAAAAATCAGTAAAACCAGTTGAAATTGACTGGAACTCAAATACTGAAAAGAAGAAAAATGGTTCAGGCAATTTTGAAGACATAATGTCTAGATTTTTAAAAGATAGTGAAGAAAGAATGCAAGATGTTAAAAAACATCAAGAATTCAAAGGCAAAGGTGCCAAGAAATGCCCAGCCAAATAA
- the yabQ gene encoding spore cortex biosynthesis protein YabQ, whose protein sequence is MPLTLTMQFNLLMYSVIAGIITGFLFDIYRGIRGLNSIKIITVIEDILFWILTALIIFTFLLYTNYAFLTPYVYIFIIISLLIYLKVISSYFYSLEQLVIRKVNTFLRIIFKNLIYPIKIVFYKVIDKSK, encoded by the coding sequence ATGCCGTTAACTTTAACAATGCAGTTTAATCTTCTCATGTATAGTGTTATAGCAGGAATTATAACAGGATTTTTATTTGATATATATAGAGGCATAAGAGGATTAAACTCAATAAAAATAATTACAGTTATTGAAGACATTCTTTTTTGGATACTTACAGCTCTAATTATATTTACTTTTTTATTGTATACCAATTATGCATTTTTAACTCCGTATGTTTATATATTCATCATTATATCACTTTTAATATACTTGAAAGTTATAAGTAGTTATTTCTATTCATTAGAACAGTTAGTAATAAGAAAAGTAAATACTTTTTTAAGAATAATTTTTAAGAACCTTATATATCCAATAAAAATAGTATTTTACAAAGTAATTGATAAAAGTAAATAG
- a CDS encoding RNA-binding S4 domain-containing protein: MRLDKYLKVSRIIKRRTVAKEACESGRVSINGKVAKPSTDIKEDDVIEITFANRTLKAKIINIKEHVRKEDAKEMYVIIEGQEDKE, encoded by the coding sequence ATGAGATTAGATAAGTATCTAAAGGTTTCAAGAATAATAAAAAGAAGAACTGTAGCTAAAGAAGCTTGTGAAAGTGGAAGAGTATCTATAAATGGAAAAGTTGCAAAGCCATCTACAGATATAAAAGAAGATGACGTAATAGAAATAACTTTTGCAAATAGAACTTTAAAAGCTAAAATAATTAACATTAAAGAACATGTAAGAAAAGAAGATGCAAAAGAAATGTATGTTATTATTGAAGGACAAGAAGATAAAGAGTAG
- a CDS encoding putative polysaccharide biosynthesis protein, with protein MKKQSLIKGSLILGVAGILTRFLGLFFRWPLIMLIGDEGIGYYQMSYPLYMFFVAIASGIPIAISKMISENNAMDNTNGIFEIMKESAILMAILGTGTTFALFFFAKPIISFLKWDPKAYYSLIGISFAPVIISFITIFRGFFQGLQNMSPSATSQLIEQIGRIIFGVGLAVVLLPKGIEYSAGGAAFGATAGAVMAGIYLFSKYKKVKKEYGIKKVKTNPDVLSNILRIAIPISLGATVGSIMGLIDSIVVPQKLLEAGFTNMQSTVLYAQLTGKASVIVNVPLTLSMALCISLIPIIAENFILKNYVEVKRKINMSMKMSAVIAIPCMFGIFFLAEPIMRLIFPGRFAGAEILKYLSLSIPFIILTQTTTSILQGTDNYVLPVINLFIGCFIKGILTWILVPIKALNIYGAVIASITAYLVSSILNLIAMKWKLKVKLHVYEILIKPAYASTLMMILVLVSYNYIYKSTTSNGISCLISIFLGIIVYIILIMLLKVFKIEEIKSRFRRN; from the coding sequence ATGAAAAAGCAATCCTTAATAAAAGGAAGTTTAATTCTTGGAGTTGCAGGAATATTAACAAGATTTTTAGGGCTATTCTTTAGATGGCCATTAATAATGTTAATTGGAGATGAGGGAATAGGCTATTATCAAATGTCGTATCCTTTATATATGTTTTTTGTAGCAATAGCATCAGGAATCCCTATAGCAATATCAAAAATGATTTCTGAAAATAATGCAATGGACAATACAAATGGAATTTTTGAAATTATGAAAGAATCAGCTATATTAATGGCTATTTTAGGGACAGGCACAACTTTTGCACTGTTTTTCTTTGCGAAACCTATTATTAGCTTTTTGAAATGGGATCCTAAGGCTTATTATTCGCTTATAGGAATATCTTTTGCACCTGTTATAATATCCTTTATAACTATTTTTAGAGGGTTCTTTCAGGGATTACAGAATATGTCTCCATCAGCTACATCACAGTTGATAGAGCAAATTGGGAGAATCATATTTGGTGTGGGATTGGCAGTGGTATTATTGCCTAAGGGAATAGAATATTCAGCTGGAGGAGCAGCTTTTGGAGCGACAGCAGGTGCTGTAATGGCTGGGATATATTTATTTAGTAAGTATAAAAAAGTAAAAAAAGAATATGGAATAAAAAAAGTAAAAACTAATCCAGATGTTTTAAGTAACATCTTAAGAATAGCAATTCCAATATCATTAGGTGCAACAGTTGGAAGTATAATGGGACTTATAGATTCTATTGTAGTACCACAAAAGTTATTGGAAGCAGGATTTACGAATATGCAAAGTACTGTTCTATATGCTCAATTAACAGGGAAAGCATCTGTAATAGTTAATGTTCCATTAACTTTATCAATGGCATTATGCATATCTTTAATACCTATTATTGCAGAAAACTTTATTCTTAAAAATTATGTTGAAGTAAAAAGGAAAATAAATATGTCTATGAAAATGTCTGCTGTAATAGCAATACCATGTATGTTTGGAATATTCTTTTTAGCTGAACCTATAATGAGACTTATATTTCCTGGAAGATTTGCAGGTGCAGAAATATTAAAATATCTATCTTTATCAATTCCTTTTATAATTTTAACTCAGACTACAACATCTATTTTACAAGGTACAGATAATTATGTATTACCTGTCATTAATTTATTTATAGGCTGTTTTATAAAGGGAATTTTAACATGGATTTTAGTACCTATAAAAGCACTCAATATTTATGGCGCAGTTATTGCTAGCATAACTGCTTACTTAGTTTCTTCTATACTAAATTTAATAGCTATGAAGTGGAAACTTAAGGTTAAACTTCATGTATATGAAATATTGATAAAACCAGCATATGCATCAACTTTAATGATGATATTAGTATTGGTAAGTTATAATTATATTTATAAAAGTACAACAAGTAATGGTATATCTTGCTTAATATCTATATTTTTAGGTATTATAGTGTATATAATATTAATAATGTTACTTAAAGTATTTAAAATAGAAGAAATAAAAAGTAGATTTAGAAGAAACTAA
- a CDS encoding HU family DNA-binding protein gives MNKAELITSMAEKSKLTKKDAELALKSFIESVEEALESGEKVQLVGFGTFETRERAAREGRNPRTKEVINIPATTVPVFKPGKEFKDKVNNK, from the coding sequence GTGAATAAAGCAGAATTAATAACTAGTATGGCTGAAAAAAGTAAATTAACTAAAAAAGATGCGGAATTAGCTTTAAAATCTTTTATTGAAAGCGTAGAAGAAGCATTAGAATCTGGTGAAAAAGTGCAACTAGTTGGCTTCGGTACTTTTGAAACAAGAGAAAGAGCAGCTAGAGAAGGAAGAAATCCTAGAACTAAAGAAGTGATCAATATACCAGCAACAACAGTACCTGTATTTAAACCAGGAAAAGAATTCAAAGATAAGGTTAATAATAAATAG
- the yabP gene encoding sporulation protein YabP, with translation MENKDENKLNDRNSNLSLENRKKLILSGVIEVISFDSQKIDLTTVLGNLSIKGSDLKMNKLDVKNGDVIINGSIDSMVYNGKEVKKSKESIISRLFK, from the coding sequence ATGGAGAATAAAGATGAAAACAAGTTGAATGATAGAAATTCTAATTTATCTTTAGAAAATAGAAAGAAGTTAATATTAAGTGGTGTTATAGAAGTTATAAGTTTTGATAGCCAAAAAATAGATTTAACAACTGTTTTAGGCAATCTAAGTATTAAAGGTTCGGATTTAAAGATGAATAAATTAGATGTTAAAAATGGTGATGTGATAATAAATGGTAGTATTGATTCTATGGTTTACAATGGAAAAGAAGTAAAGAAGAGCAAGGAAAGTATAATCTCTAGGCTTTTTAAATAA
- the mazG gene encoding nucleoside triphosphate pyrophosphohydrolase has product MIKIVGLGPGAKEALTIGCIEELKNCKNIFLRTEKHPTVEYLTENNIEFKTYDYIYDTEDSFDEVYFNIANDIINKYKHSGELVYAVPGHPLVAEKSVFNLMKLCKKENIDYKVIPAVSFIDAMMESLAIDPIEGLKVIDAFDINNQILDKRIGTIITQVYNPLIASEVKLRLLQQYDDETEIIYVRAAGIIGEESIRKIPLYELDMQEDIDYLTSVYIPKDLNNKKDFYDLLETVEVLRGENGCPWDKEQTHKSIKNSLIEESYEVVDAINNEDDDSLIEELGDVLFQVVFHSSIGQEDGYFNINDVVKAICDKMIYRHPHVFKNLKDANSSKDVLEKWDELKKSEKGYETLTEEMNGIAKSLPSLLRAYKVQKKAKRVGFDWDDVNFAFEKVNEELKEVKDAYISADKENIENEIGDLLFSCVNVARFLEVDGEEALNLTINKFISRFSYIEKKALEKKLSLNEMSLEDMDILWEEAKKLNKSVIK; this is encoded by the coding sequence ATGATTAAGATAGTAGGATTAGGACCAGGAGCGAAAGAAGCGCTAACAATAGGATGTATAGAAGAACTAAAAAATTGTAAAAATATTTTTTTGAGAACTGAAAAACATCCAACAGTAGAATATTTAACGGAAAATAATATTGAATTTAAAACTTATGATTATATCTATGACACTGAAGACAGTTTTGATGAAGTTTATTTCAATATAGCAAATGATATTATAAATAAATATAAGCACTCCGGAGAACTCGTATATGCTGTGCCAGGCCACCCATTAGTGGCTGAAAAGTCAGTATTTAATTTAATGAAACTATGTAAAAAAGAAAATATAGATTATAAGGTTATTCCAGCTGTTAGCTTTATAGATGCTATGATGGAAAGTTTAGCAATAGATCCAATAGAAGGATTAAAGGTAATAGATGCTTTTGATATAAATAATCAAATATTAGATAAAAGAATTGGAACTATAATTACTCAAGTATATAATCCTCTTATAGCTTCTGAAGTGAAATTGAGATTATTGCAACAATATGATGATGAAACGGAAATAATATATGTAAGAGCTGCAGGAATAATTGGAGAAGAAAGTATTAGAAAAATTCCACTATATGAATTAGATATGCAAGAAGATATAGATTACTTAACTTCAGTTTATATACCAAAAGATTTAAATAACAAAAAAGATTTTTATGATTTATTAGAAACTGTAGAAGTACTTAGAGGTGAAAATGGATGCCCTTGGGATAAGGAACAAACTCATAAATCAATAAAGAATTCATTGATAGAAGAAAGTTATGAAGTTGTAGATGCAATAAATAATGAAGATGATGATTCTTTAATTGAAGAACTAGGTGATGTTCTATTTCAAGTAGTATTTCATTCATCAATAGGTCAAGAAGATGGTTATTTTAATATAAATGATGTAGTTAAGGCTATTTGTGATAAGATGATCTATAGACATCCTCATGTATTTAAGAATTTAAAGGATGCTAATTCATCTAAAGATGTACTTGAAAAATGGGATGAACTTAAAAAATCAGAAAAGGGATATGAAACATTAACAGAAGAAATGAATGGAATAGCAAAATCACTTCCTTCTCTTTTAAGAGCTTATAAGGTTCAAAAGAAGGCAAAAAGAGTAGGATTTGATTGGGATGATGTGAATTTTGCATTTGAAAAGGTAAATGAAGAACTAAAAGAAGTAAAAGATGCATATATTAGTGCTGATAAGGAAAATATAGAAAATGAAATTGGTGATTTATTATTTTCATGTGTTAATGTAGCTAGGTTTTTAGAGGTAGATGGAGAAGAAGCACTAAACTTAACAATCAATAAGTTTATTTCAAGATTCTCATATATTGAAAAGAAAGCATTAGAAAAAAAATTAAGTTTAAATGAAATGTCTTTAGAAGATATGGATATATTATGGGAAGAAGCAAAAAAACTAAATAAAAGTGTAATAAAATAA
- a CDS encoding FtsB family cell division protein gives MKKLTFRNIIIMVLLSIFVFSYVRQRVAINRIEKQLNEKQLQLDEITKRNNRLSDEVEKIDSGSDEYLEKLARERLGMIKPGEKVINSSEQTSNSEK, from the coding sequence ATGAAAAAGTTAACATTTAGGAACATAATAATAATGGTATTACTTAGTATATTTGTTTTTAGTTATGTTAGACAACGAGTGGCAATTAACAGAATAGAAAAACAACTTAATGAAAAACAACTTCAACTTGATGAGATAACTAAAAGAAATAATAGACTTTCAGATGAAGTAGAAAAGATTGATTCTGGATCAGATGAATATCTTGAAAAATTAGCTAGGGAAAGACTTGGAATGATAAAACCAGGTGAAAAAGTAATTAACAGTTCTGAACAAACATCAAATTCTGAAAAATAG